The Exiguobacterium acetylicum genome includes a window with the following:
- a CDS encoding M24 family metallopeptidase, with amino-acid sequence MSERTNQISDFLKEQGIDLAVITSKANVFYFSGVYAEPHERVMAVLVDVTGKHALFCPALEASIVAASPWEGDVVTYEDHENPFDRLAELFETFEHSNNRIGIEGEHMTFSRYQELSSRLENAAILDIGESLQGLRLKKTPEEIVILQEAAQLADEAIEIGKQAIRPGVTEMEVIAKIEYEMKKKGVREMSFDTLVLFGANSADPHGVPGDRVIQDGDFVLFDLGVVWKGYCSDITRTFIYGEANEEQKKIYETVRRALEAATEASQIGTTLGSLDKAARDVITEAGYGQYFTHRVGHGLGIEVHEFPSLASNNLLTAEAGIVYTLEPGIYVPGVGGVRIEDDIHLTAEGPVALTRTPKHLQSIPSS; translated from the coding sequence ATGAGCGAACGTACGAATCAAATTAGTGATTTCTTGAAAGAACAAGGAATCGATCTAGCTGTCATCACTTCGAAGGCGAATGTCTTTTATTTCTCAGGAGTCTACGCTGAACCCCACGAACGTGTCATGGCGGTCCTCGTCGACGTAACTGGCAAACACGCATTATTTTGCCCAGCACTCGAAGCAAGCATCGTCGCAGCGAGTCCTTGGGAAGGAGACGTCGTGACGTATGAGGATCACGAAAATCCATTCGATCGTCTAGCTGAATTATTCGAGACATTCGAACACTCGAACAACCGGATTGGTATCGAAGGTGAACATATGACGTTCAGCCGCTACCAGGAGTTGAGTTCACGTCTCGAGAATGCAGCGATTCTCGATATCGGTGAGTCGCTACAAGGACTACGCTTGAAAAAAACACCAGAAGAGATTGTCATCCTTCAAGAAGCAGCACAACTTGCGGACGAAGCAATTGAGATTGGGAAACAAGCGATTCGTCCTGGAGTCACAGAAATGGAAGTCATCGCGAAGATCGAATATGAAATGAAGAAAAAAGGTGTCCGTGAGATGTCGTTCGATACGCTTGTCCTATTCGGTGCAAACAGCGCTGATCCGCACGGCGTGCCAGGCGATCGTGTCATCCAAGATGGCGACTTCGTTCTATTCGATCTAGGTGTCGTCTGGAAAGGCTATTGCTCGGATATTACGCGGACCTTCATTTATGGCGAAGCGAACGAGGAACAGAAAAAAATCTACGAAACGGTTCGTCGAGCACTCGAAGCTGCGACAGAAGCGAGTCAAATCGGTACGACACTCGGTTCATTAGATAAGGCAGCACGTGATGTCATTACTGAAGCTGGATACGGTCAGTACTTCACGCACCGCGTTGGTCACGGACTCGGCATCGAGGTTCACGAATTCCCGTCTCTTGCATCAAACAACTTACTGACGGCTGAAGCTGGTATCGTCTATACACTCGAACCAGGCATCTATGTCCCAGGAGTTGGCGGTGTCCGCATCGAAGATGATATTCATCTTACTGCTGAAGGTCCTGTTGCGTTGACACGCACACCAAAACACCTTCAATCGATTCCGTCTTCTTAA
- a CDS encoding NAD kinase: MARNNVYLYYRNTQRHETQVRKLIDVGTRYGLNVVQDHRQANIIVSIGGDGAFLQAARFTGFRDDAIYVGFAEGPNSFYCDFDINDLSAVEAIFKETGNRVSDGEIEVRRYPLLEASINGGPPMLCLNECSVKSSIIKSLAIEVYIDDFLFETFRGDGMVISTPTGSTAYNKSLSGAIVDPLIHCLQVSEIASVNNNRYRTLGSAFLLNRGRKLSLRIIEDGNDYPIIGMDNEALSLTRTDSVDIQLSEKELKTVKLTNNTFWHKIQRSFL, encoded by the coding sequence ATGGCTCGAAATAATGTCTACCTGTACTACCGAAATACACAAAGACACGAGACGCAGGTACGAAAGTTAATCGATGTCGGAACACGATACGGGTTGAATGTCGTCCAAGATCATCGACAAGCAAACATCATCGTTTCGATTGGTGGAGATGGAGCGTTTCTGCAAGCCGCACGTTTCACCGGTTTCCGTGATGACGCAATCTATGTTGGATTCGCCGAGGGACCAAACTCGTTCTATTGTGATTTCGATATCAATGACCTTTCCGCTGTTGAAGCCATCTTTAAGGAGACAGGTAATCGTGTCTCGGATGGTGAAATCGAAGTGCGTCGTTACCCATTGCTTGAGGCATCCATCAACGGTGGACCACCGATGCTTTGTCTAAACGAATGTTCTGTTAAGTCAAGCATCATCAAGTCACTTGCAATCGAAGTCTATATCGACGACTTCCTATTTGAGACATTCCGTGGGGATGGAATGGTCATCTCAACACCAACTGGCTCAACGGCTTATAATAAGTCGCTCTCAGGTGCAATCGTCGATCCGTTGATTCATTGTCTTCAAGTCAGCGAAATTGCTTCCGTCAACAACAACCGGTACCGGACGCTTGGTTCTGCATTCCTACTGAACCGCGGACGGAAACTCTCATTACGTATCATTGAGGACGGAAACGATTATCCGATCATCGGGATGGATAACGAAGCACTCAGTCTGACACGGACGGATTCAGTCGATATCCAGCTCTCTGAAAAAGAACTGAAAACCGTCAAATTGACGAACAATACATTTTGGCATAAGATTCAACGCTCATTCTTATGA
- a CDS encoding universal stress protein: MAIVYHNVLVAVDGSKEAERAFETAIDVSLRNDAKLIIAHVIDTRTFATVEAYDRTITERAESYAKELLDEYVKTAQDRGVQEVEVAIEYGSPKVTIAKKLAPNHDADLIICGATGLNAVERFFIGSVSESITRYAKCDVLIVRL; encoded by the coding sequence ATGGCAATCGTCTATCATAATGTACTTGTAGCAGTAGATGGCTCAAAAGAGGCAGAACGTGCCTTCGAGACGGCAATCGATGTTTCACTGCGAAATGATGCAAAACTCATCATCGCACACGTCATTGATACACGGACATTCGCAACAGTAGAAGCATATGACCGTACCATCACGGAACGTGCCGAGTCTTACGCGAAGGAATTGTTAGACGAATATGTCAAGACCGCTCAAGATCGCGGTGTACAGGAAGTCGAAGTGGCGATTGAATACGGTTCACCAAAAGTAACGATCGCAAAAAAACTCGCCCCTAATCACGATGCTGATTTAATCATCTGTGGCGCGACCGGTTTAAACGCTGTTGAGCGTTTCTTCATCGGTAGTGTCTCTGAGAGCATTACGCGTTATGCAAAATGTGATGTCTTGATCGTCCGTTTATGA
- a CDS encoding class I SAM-dependent methyltransferase gives MEPLEKLYKELTRQTKQIERDLDMPYLEALTTVIDRLNDRHTENVDKEVIRKAVSLAILEGMKQAQPNHLPTPDSVALFAGYLIGKLVGKEDIRLLELGSGTGGMLHAVLSQLSTGTSAEAVEVDETLIRLSAAVTELLDYPVTYTHQDALRPLLLDPVDLAMADLPVGYYPDEEAAASYILKRDEGMSYSHFLLIEQAMQYVKPGGFGVFVIPNGLFQHDTEGKLKQYFESKAHVIGILQLPLTMFKQEQAAKSYLIVRNHLAGMKMPKQALLAELPSFTDARSFGGMVKQIDEWINTELK, from the coding sequence ATGGAGCCGTTAGAAAAGTTATATAAGGAATTGACACGTCAAACAAAACAAATCGAACGTGATCTCGATATGCCATATTTAGAAGCGTTGACGACGGTGATTGATCGACTGAATGATCGTCACACAGAAAATGTAGACAAAGAGGTCATTCGCAAGGCAGTATCCCTCGCTATTCTCGAAGGGATGAAACAAGCACAACCGAACCACTTACCGACACCAGACAGTGTCGCTTTGTTTGCTGGTTATCTAATCGGGAAATTGGTAGGTAAGGAGGACATTCGGCTACTTGAATTAGGAAGTGGAACAGGTGGTATGTTACATGCTGTCTTAAGTCAGCTTTCAACAGGTACATCCGCTGAAGCAGTTGAGGTGGATGAGACGTTGATCCGTTTATCGGCAGCGGTGACGGAACTGCTGGATTATCCAGTCACGTATACCCATCAAGATGCATTACGACCGTTGTTACTTGATCCCGTTGATCTTGCGATGGCTGATCTTCCTGTCGGCTATTATCCGGATGAGGAGGCAGCTGCTTCTTACATCTTGAAACGAGACGAAGGCATGAGCTATAGTCATTTCTTGTTGATCGAACAAGCGATGCAATACGTCAAACCAGGTGGATTCGGTGTCTTCGTCATTCCAAACGGACTGTTCCAGCATGATACTGAAGGAAAGTTAAAACAGTACTTCGAATCAAAAGCACATGTCATCGGTATTTTGCAGTTACCACTCACGATGTTCAAGCAAGAACAGGCAGCAAAAAGCTACTTGATCGTTCGCAATCATTTAGCTGGCATGAAGATGCCGAAACAAGCATTACTTGCTGAGTTGCCATCCTTCACAGATGCCCGTTCGTTTGGCGGTATGGTGAAACAGATCGATGAATGGATTAACACAGAATTAAAATGA
- a CDS encoding 3D domain-containing protein, whose translation MMKRMLASVLTVVLALSSFAGLQAEAATKKNVKSTVDSLVIRQKATTSSKKLGLLYKNQTLSYKAKTGNWYKVSYKGKTAYLSASYSKVVTSSSSKKQSTGGWKTVTNVSATAYTPYDPGSGNLTAIGWNIKSSKKKVVAVDPRVIPLRSTVKVYYKGKLKGTYTAADTGGAIKGKKLDILYYSRSEAFNWGRRTVTVKYK comes from the coding sequence ATGATGAAACGAATGCTCGCAAGTGTTTTAACGGTCGTGTTAGCACTCAGTTCGTTCGCAGGTCTTCAAGCGGAAGCTGCAACTAAGAAAAACGTCAAGTCAACAGTCGATAGCCTAGTCATTCGTCAGAAAGCTACTACTTCTTCGAAAAAACTCGGTCTTCTATATAAGAATCAAACATTATCGTACAAAGCAAAAACGGGTAACTGGTATAAAGTAAGCTACAAAGGAAAAACAGCTTATCTCAGCGCAAGCTACTCGAAAGTCGTGACATCAAGCAGTTCGAAAAAACAATCTACGGGTGGTTGGAAAACAGTCACGAATGTGAGTGCGACAGCTTATACACCGTATGATCCAGGTAGTGGTAACCTGACAGCAATTGGTTGGAACATCAAAAGCTCTAAAAAGAAAGTCGTAGCCGTTGATCCACGTGTCATCCCACTTCGTTCGACAGTCAAAGTGTATTACAAAGGGAAGTTAAAAGGGACATATACAGCTGCTGATACTGGCGGTGCCATCAAAGGCAAGAAGCTCGATATCCTTTACTACTCACGTTCAGAAGCATTCAACTGGGGTCGCCGTACGGTCACAGTAAAATACAAATGA
- a CDS encoding MerR family transcriptional regulator: MTYSTQEIAKLAGVTKRTLYHYETVGLLVPRRTDTGHRCYSREDLLRLQQILFYRSLDFPLSEIQRLLTQPDSDHHTILKKQITLLQEKASHYQTLAQLAEQTLLTLKGGIPMKDEQLFRGLRHDEIVTHEKQHAEEVEEHYGDTDAYRISAKRQQQRTPNEKEQLSTMHKQLDQRLTILYRDGHKATDADVQQIVKEQHDFIDTHYYPCELSLFASLGQMYVSDERFRAYYDTYAPGLSAFYSEAISHYAEATSN, from the coding sequence ATGACTTATTCTACTCAGGAAATCGCTAAACTTGCCGGTGTCACGAAGCGAACGTTATATCATTACGAGACAGTCGGGCTTTTAGTACCCCGGCGCACTGATACCGGTCACCGGTGTTACAGCAGGGAAGATCTTTTACGCTTGCAACAGATATTATTTTATCGTTCTCTCGATTTTCCACTGTCAGAAATCCAAAGGTTACTCACGCAACCTGATTCCGATCATCACACGATATTGAAAAAACAAATTACACTACTTCAAGAAAAAGCTTCGCATTATCAGACGCTCGCTCAACTCGCTGAACAGACATTACTCACTTTAAAAGGAGGAATCCCAATGAAAGACGAACAACTATTCCGCGGTTTACGTCACGACGAGATCGTTACGCATGAAAAACAACATGCAGAGGAAGTCGAGGAACACTACGGCGACACAGACGCCTATCGGATCAGCGCAAAAAGACAACAACAACGTACTCCGAATGAGAAAGAACAACTGAGCACCATGCACAAACAACTCGACCAACGCTTAACGATTCTTTACCGCGATGGACACAAGGCGACGGATGCAGACGTTCAACAAATCGTCAAAGAGCAACATGACTTCATCGACACGCACTATTATCCATGTGAATTATCTCTCTTTGCATCACTTGGTCAAATGTATGTGTCTGACGAACGATTCCGTGCCTATTATGATACGTATGCACCCGGACTATCTGCGTTCTATTCAGAAGCTATTTCACACTATGCAGAAGCAACATCAAACTAA
- a CDS encoding acetate kinase, which produces MAKIMAVNAGSSSLKFQLLEMPNETMIAIGLVERVGKDDAIFTIKYGEGQKYTDVLPLATHKEAVELSLEKLMEFGIISSYDEIKGVGHRVLHGKEKYADSVLITDEVMHDIESYTELGPLHIPPNLIGIRAFQALLPEVPQVAVFDTAFHQTMPEENFLYSLPYDYYTEYGIRKYGFHGTSHKYVTERASELLGRPLKDLRLISCHLGSGASIAAVSGGESIDTTMGFTPLEGITMGTRSGSLDPALIPFLMEKTGKTAEDVLNVMNKESGIYGLSGLSSDLRDVQTAAKEGNHRSEMALRIFANRIHGYIGQYAAEMNGVDAIIFTAGVGENSDSIRERVLRGLEFMGVYWDPSLNNGARGEELFINYPHSPVKVIIIPTNEELMIARDTVRVGGLVAQNA; this is translated from the coding sequence ATGGCAAAAATTATGGCGGTAAACGCAGGTAGTTCGTCTTTGAAGTTCCAATTGCTCGAAATGCCGAACGAAACGATGATCGCAATCGGACTCGTTGAACGTGTTGGTAAAGACGATGCAATCTTTACGATTAAATATGGTGAAGGACAGAAGTATACAGATGTTCTCCCACTTGCTACACATAAAGAAGCAGTCGAGTTATCACTCGAAAAATTGATGGAGTTCGGAATCATCTCTTCTTATGATGAGATTAAAGGTGTTGGACACCGTGTTCTTCATGGTAAAGAGAAATATGCTGACTCTGTATTGATCACTGACGAAGTCATGCATGATATCGAGTCGTATACAGAACTTGGACCACTTCATATTCCACCAAACTTGATCGGAATTCGAGCATTCCAAGCATTGCTTCCAGAAGTACCACAAGTAGCGGTCTTCGATACAGCATTCCACCAAACGATGCCGGAAGAAAACTTCCTTTACAGCTTGCCGTATGATTACTATACAGAATACGGTATCCGTAAATACGGTTTCCACGGAACGAGCCACAAATACGTTACGGAACGTGCATCTGAATTACTCGGTCGTCCACTAAAAGACCTCCGTTTAATCTCGTGTCACTTAGGTAGCGGAGCATCGATCGCAGCCGTTTCTGGTGGCGAATCAATCGATACGACGATGGGCTTCACGCCGCTTGAGGGGATTACGATGGGAACACGTTCTGGTTCGCTTGACCCAGCTTTGATTCCATTCTTGATGGAGAAAACAGGGAAAACAGCAGAAGACGTCTTGAATGTCATGAACAAAGAATCTGGGATCTACGGTTTATCAGGTCTCTCAAGTGACTTGCGTGATGTCCAAACGGCTGCGAAAGAAGGAAACCACCGTTCAGAGATGGCACTCCGTATCTTCGCGAACCGTATTCACGGTTACATCGGGCAATACGCTGCTGAGATGAACGGTGTTGATGCCATCATCTTCACAGCAGGTGTCGGAGAAAACTCAGATTCAATCCGTGAGCGTGTCTTACGTGGTCTTGAATTCATGGGCGTTTACTGGGATCCATCGCTCAACAACGGGGCTCGTGGAGAAGAACTCTTCATTAACTACCCACACTCACCAGTTAAAGTCATCATCATTCCAACGAATGAAGAATTGATGATTGCTCGCGATACAGTTCGTGTTGGTGGATTGGTTGCTCAAAACGCATAA
- the ezrA gene encoding septation ring formation regulator EzrA — protein MWAWVIGVIVIVLLVMLFSMISRKKYYTKIDELDMRKQGIVSASIPKELQDLKQLPMAGETETKFSSWHQAWEELLTVHVAQIDETLYRAEEALDKYRFIAVKNDLEVTEQLIVELEGLIDEMLVEMSTFKTNQSVLAELKAQGEADSGQVRKSLLIQANSFGPALARLEERSEQIDAHWNEMCQYEASGEVTKAYETSLLLEQEVATTRQLVELVPKQWKILAHELRQRIDQLGAGYKEMSLDGYPLEPLGLQSEIKRFEEQRLSLAEKIERLEVDGLEEAIQQLSADVDQMYDTFRREVDARHQVKKENQSLKQKALRMRERIHQLAQEFSILREKYEISADLGIHYETIQRDEELLFEAAKDLDESIAGKIIPFSMLEDQMRDAIRLEEQLMIQYERFTVELQALRKEETEVRERMVEWRHQLSQTRLRLKRLGLPNLPTEVEEALRNANRSLQTLEIRLEELPFNVRSIVAQSQDVQETFKHVQERLDTLVFEVTYAERLVQYANRYRRHDNEIHMSLTIAETKFLAGDYERTIVLAERVLNEYDPDAIERIKRSCAPEETLHV, from the coding sequence ATGTGGGCATGGGTGATCGGGGTCATCGTCATCGTATTACTCGTCATGCTATTTAGCATGATCAGTCGAAAAAAATACTACACGAAAATCGATGAACTTGATATGCGAAAACAAGGCATCGTCAGTGCATCGATTCCAAAGGAGTTGCAGGACTTAAAGCAACTACCGATGGCGGGTGAGACGGAGACGAAGTTCAGCTCCTGGCATCAAGCGTGGGAAGAATTGCTAACGGTCCACGTCGCCCAAATCGATGAAACACTTTACCGAGCGGAAGAAGCGCTTGATAAATATCGGTTCATCGCCGTCAAGAATGACCTCGAAGTAACGGAACAATTAATTGTGGAACTCGAAGGGTTGATTGATGAGATGCTCGTCGAGATGTCGACGTTCAAAACGAATCAATCGGTTCTAGCCGAATTGAAAGCGCAAGGTGAAGCTGATTCAGGGCAAGTTCGGAAATCATTATTGATTCAAGCGAATTCATTCGGACCGGCGCTCGCGCGTCTGGAAGAACGAAGTGAACAAATCGATGCGCACTGGAATGAGATGTGCCAGTACGAAGCTTCAGGTGAAGTGACGAAGGCGTATGAAACAAGCTTGTTGCTTGAACAAGAAGTAGCAACGACACGTCAACTCGTCGAGCTCGTACCGAAACAATGGAAGATTCTCGCTCATGAATTGCGTCAACGAATTGATCAGCTCGGAGCGGGTTATAAGGAAATGTCATTAGATGGCTATCCACTTGAGCCACTCGGTCTCCAATCGGAGATCAAACGGTTCGAGGAACAACGCTTGAGTCTTGCTGAAAAAATCGAGAGACTTGAAGTCGATGGTTTGGAAGAGGCGATTCAACAGTTATCAGCCGACGTTGATCAAATGTATGATACGTTCCGTCGTGAAGTTGATGCGCGTCATCAAGTAAAAAAAGAAAACCAATCCTTGAAACAAAAAGCCTTACGGATGCGCGAACGGATTCATCAGTTAGCACAAGAGTTCAGCATTTTACGTGAAAAGTATGAAATCTCAGCAGATCTTGGAATTCATTATGAAACGATCCAGCGTGACGAAGAGCTACTGTTCGAAGCGGCAAAAGATCTCGATGAGTCAATTGCTGGGAAAATCATTCCCTTCAGTATGCTCGAAGATCAAATGCGCGATGCGATTCGCTTAGAAGAACAGTTAATGATTCAATACGAACGCTTTACAGTCGAACTTCAAGCACTTCGAAAAGAAGAGACAGAAGTTCGCGAACGGATGGTCGAATGGCGCCATCAACTCTCGCAAACACGACTTCGTCTGAAACGACTTGGGTTACCGAACTTGCCAACGGAAGTCGAAGAAGCGCTACGTAATGCGAATCGTTCGCTACAGACGCTTGAGATACGGCTCGAAGAGTTACCGTTTAATGTCCGATCAATCGTTGCGCAAAGTCAAGACGTCCAAGAAACGTTTAAACATGTGCAAGAACGGTTAGATACATTAGTGTTCGAAGTCACGTATGCAGAACGGCTTGTCCAGTATGCGAACCGATATCGTCGCCACGACAACGAGATACATATGTCGCTGACGATCGCGGAAACGAAGTTCTTAGCGGGAGACTATGAACGAACGATCGTCTTAGCGGAACGTGTCCTAAATGAATACGATCCGGACGCGATCGAACGCATTAAACGATCGTGTGCACCAGAGGAAACACTGCACGTTTAA
- a CDS encoding SDR family oxidoreductase yields MRHALITAGTKGLGERVTRQLLEEGWKVTAFHRSEPEFEHPNLVTIQADVTNQEELKRATQQAIDGQGRIDALILNAGPYIFERKALVDYTDQEWNEVITGNLTASFWLLRQVLPVMREQEYGRIITYGFPESATAPGWVCRAAFAAAKSGMVSLTKSVALEEAEHGITVNMVNPGNIVGDNKTKRISEAEQDEATPVGRTGVGEDIARAISFLLAEESSMITGAILDVTGGVNVVHQSRK; encoded by the coding sequence ATGAGGCACGCATTAATTACGGCAGGTACAAAAGGACTGGGAGAGCGAGTGACACGCCAGTTACTGGAAGAAGGATGGAAAGTAACGGCGTTTCATCGATCTGAACCCGAGTTCGAACATCCGAATCTAGTGACGATTCAAGCAGATGTGACGAACCAAGAAGAATTGAAGCGCGCAACTCAACAAGCGATTGACGGACAAGGTCGAATCGATGCGTTGATACTTAATGCAGGACCCTATATCTTTGAACGGAAAGCATTAGTCGATTACACCGATCAAGAATGGAATGAAGTCATCACTGGGAATCTGACCGCTAGTTTTTGGTTGTTGCGTCAAGTGTTGCCTGTCATGCGCGAGCAAGAATATGGTCGGATCATCACCTATGGTTTTCCGGAAAGCGCAACGGCTCCAGGGTGGGTATGCCGGGCAGCATTCGCGGCTGCTAAAAGCGGTATGGTGAGTTTGACGAAGAGTGTGGCGCTTGAAGAAGCGGAACATGGTATTACAGTCAATATGGTCAATCCCGGAAATATCGTCGGTGACAATAAAACGAAGCGAATTTCTGAAGCGGAGCAAGATGAAGCGACACCAGTCGGAAGAACAGGTGTCGGAGAAGACATCGCTCGGGCTATCTCCTTCTTACTTGCAGAAGAATCGAGCATGATCACAGGAGCAATTCTTGATGTGACAGGTGGCGTCAACGTCGTCCATCAATCACGTAAATGA
- the tpx gene encoding thiol peroxidase codes for MHMATFKGNPITLQGTSVQVGQTAPDFQVLANDLSPVTRDTYQGVRIISVVPSIDTGVCDAQTRKFNEEAATIEGVTVMTISNDLPFAQRRWCASSGLDQVVTLSDHRDLSFGTQYGVAIEELRLLARSVFVLNSNNEITYVEYLEESTDEVNFEAALAAAREAK; via the coding sequence ATTCACATGGCAACATTCAAAGGAAATCCAATTACACTGCAAGGTACGTCTGTTCAAGTCGGACAAACAGCACCTGACTTTCAAGTTCTTGCTAACGACTTATCACCTGTAACACGCGATACATATCAAGGTGTTCGAATCATCAGTGTCGTTCCATCGATCGACACAGGCGTATGTGATGCACAGACGCGTAAGTTCAACGAAGAAGCAGCAACGATCGAGGGTGTGACGGTCATGACGATCTCAAACGATCTTCCGTTCGCACAACGTCGTTGGTGTGCTTCAAGCGGTCTTGATCAAGTCGTAACGTTGTCCGATCACCGTGATCTTTCATTCGGTACACAGTATGGTGTAGCAATCGAAGAATTACGTTTACTTGCTCGCTCTGTCTTCGTTCTTAATTCGAACAACGAAATCACGTATGTCGAATACCTCGAAGAATCGACAGACGAAGTCAATTTCGAAGCAGCACTCGCTGCAGCGCGTGAAGCGAAGTAA
- a CDS encoding amidohydrolase has product MGTLYVNGLIRTMAHEEDVHSAMFVEETRIIAMGEEGKLRRRFGRRIDQIHDLNGKAVYPAFTDAHIHLIGYGEAINRVDASRYATLETLGQAFLKAEPINGIHVAEGYDETKLDRAPTKAWLNQLFPDAPALLKRTDRHTALVNDVLFQQLGYKASTVIDGGKIGLADNGEADGFLYDAALEPLYALQAGNLERNKSSLRSAIKNLYQYGIIAAHTEDLSYHGDVAEILQAYKEVTEETGFHTHLLVHHLVIDEFVQQQPTLPSTMSIGAMKLFVDGALGGRTALLGRGYSDDPTTRGIEVHTPEQLEQLVKRARSYGFTVAAHVIGDLAIERFVQVLEKYPAPKGKRDRIIHATVVRPETLARIRKLPVLIDVQPVFLLDDADFIVDRLGLNRLDWSYRLRSLAETGALLCGGADAPISDPDVRRSLYAATEGTAGRVDKTNETLSMYEALLLFTKNPHLATETHGRKGLLLPGYDADFVIFEQDFYRLRGEAILNNRLVETVQAGKIVYQAEAALV; this is encoded by the coding sequence ATGGGAACACTATACGTAAATGGATTGATTCGTACAATGGCACATGAAGAGGATGTCCATTCAGCGATGTTCGTCGAGGAGACACGTATCATCGCGATGGGTGAAGAGGGAAAACTACGCCGTCGTTTCGGTAGACGCATTGATCAGATTCACGACTTGAACGGAAAAGCTGTTTATCCAGCCTTCACAGATGCACATATTCATTTGATTGGTTACGGGGAAGCGATCAACCGTGTCGATGCATCGCGTTATGCGACGCTTGAAACATTAGGACAAGCTTTCCTCAAGGCTGAACCAATCAATGGAATCCACGTGGCGGAAGGATATGACGAAACGAAACTTGATCGTGCACCGACAAAAGCATGGTTGAATCAGTTGTTTCCTGACGCACCTGCCTTATTAAAACGGACAGACCGGCATACTGCGCTTGTCAATGATGTCCTATTCCAACAGCTCGGATATAAAGCATCGACTGTCATCGATGGTGGAAAGATCGGTTTAGCGGATAACGGAGAAGCTGATGGATTTTTGTACGATGCGGCGCTTGAACCTTTATATGCGTTACAAGCTGGAAACTTAGAGCGAAATAAATCGTCACTTCGATCAGCGATTAAGAACTTATATCAATATGGGATCATTGCGGCACACACAGAAGATTTATCGTATCACGGAGATGTCGCGGAAATCCTTCAAGCGTATAAAGAAGTGACAGAAGAGACAGGCTTCCATACACATCTACTCGTGCATCATCTTGTCATCGATGAGTTCGTACAACAGCAGCCAACTCTGCCATCAACGATGTCAATCGGTGCGATGAAACTATTCGTCGACGGCGCACTCGGAGGACGAACAGCTCTACTCGGTCGTGGCTATTCTGATGATCCGACGACACGCGGTATTGAAGTGCATACACCAGAACAGCTCGAGCAACTCGTCAAACGTGCACGTAGTTACGGATTTACAGTCGCGGCACACGTTATCGGGGATTTAGCAATCGAGCGGTTCGTACAGGTGCTCGAGAAATATCCGGCGCCAAAAGGGAAGCGGGACCGAATCATTCATGCGACGGTCGTTCGTCCGGAGACGCTTGCGCGAATTCGGAAGTTGCCAGTCTTGATTGACGTCCAACCGGTCTTTTTACTAGACGATGCAGACTTCATCGTCGATCGCCTCGGCTTGAATCGTCTTGACTGGAGTTATCGTTTACGTTCGTTAGCTGAGACCGGCGCACTGTTGTGCGGCGGAGCGGATGCGCCAATCTCTGACCCCGATGTCCGACGTTCCCTGTATGCAGCGACGGAAGGGACGGCAGGACGTGTCGATAAAACGAATGAGACGTTATCGATGTACGAAGCACTGTTACTCTTTACAAAAAATCCACATCTCGCGACCGAAACACATGGACGCAAAGGATTACTCTTACCAGGCTACGATGCCGACTTCGTCATCTTTGAACAAGACTTCTATCGTTTGCGTGGTGAAGCCATCTTGAATAACCGCTTAGTGGAGACGGTCCAAGCCGGTAAAATCGTCTATCAGGCAGAGGCAGCATTAGTTTGA